The DNA segment TCAAGCTTCCCCCAGAGCCTCAATGAGTTTTGTCAATGCGTCCTGAGTAAAAACGACTGCCTCAGAATCTATAAGATCGTATGCATTGAGATTCGCCGCAAGTCTCGGCCTTACATGCGTAATGTTCCTGACTGAAAGACTGATATTCTTGTCCATGTTCCCGAGGACCAGAGTGCACTTCTTCTCGTCAAGTCCAAGGTCCTTGATTATCTTCACCATCTCCTTCGTCTTCGGAGATTCCAGAGTCAGACTGTCCAGGAGATAAATCGAATCTTCCTTTGCCTTGGCAGAAAGAGCGCACTTGAGAGCCAGCCGCTTGACCTTCGCAGGTATCGAGTAGCTGTAATCCCTCGGTTTCGGCCCGAACGCGCGGCCTCCGCCGACCCATACCGGAGATGTGTTCGTGCCGGCACGTGCCCTTCCCGACCCTTTCTGTCTCCACGGCTTCTTTCCTCCGCCGCTCATCGTTGACCTGGATTTGACTGAAGATGTCCCCTGCCTCTGATTCGCCAGATAGTTTCTGACATATTCATAGAGAACATGTTCATTCACTTCCACGCCAAACAAGGCGGGAGGCAAAGTGAACTTGCCCAGTTCTTTCCCGTTCATTCCTAGTTTCTTCAGTTCTGTCATGTTCGCATTCAAGACGGCTGTATTCAACCTGTCGCTGGTCACAGTTCGTTCAGGCTGCGCCCTTCTCCTCTCGTCGCTTGCTTACTTTCTCGACCAGAAGAAAGCCGTTCGAAGGGCCTGGAACTGCGCCCTTAACCCAAAGGAGATTTCTCTCCTTGTCAACCCCGATGACCGCGAGGTTCCTGATTGTAAGTCTTGCTCCACCCATTCTTCCCGGAAGCTTCTTTCCTTTCAGGACCCTGGACGGGAACGCGCTTGCTCCGATTGAACCGGGCTGCTTGTGAGTCGTGCACCCGTGTGTGTCATCGCCTCCTGAAAAACCATGCCTTTTCACGACTCCCTGGAAACCTCTTCCCTTCGTCGTTCCTGTGACATTGACAACAATTCCCGGCGAAAACATCTCAACCGTGAATACATCCCCCGCCTTGCCCTCTTCACCGGGATTAGTCCTCGCCTCTTTCACAAGTCTCTTTGGACTCTGCCCTGCACGCTTGAAATGTCCGAGAAGCGCTTTGGTTGTTCTCTTCTCTCTTTTCTCTGCAAAACCGAGCTGGAAAGCGTGGTACCCGTCCTTCTTCTGCTCTTTTCTCTGAAGAAGATAGCATGGGCCGGCTTCTATCACTGTCACAGGCAGAACCCTGCCTTGA comes from the Candidatus Eisenbacteria bacterium genome and includes:
- the rplD gene encoding 50S ribosomal protein L4, with protein sequence MTELKKLGMNGKELGKFTLPPALFGVEVNEHVLYEYVRNYLANQRQGTSSVKSRSTMSGGGKKPWRQKGSGRARAGTNTSPVWVGGGRAFGPKPRDYSYSIPAKVKRLALKCALSAKAKEDSIYLLDSLTLESPKTKEMVKIIKDLGLDEKKCTLVLGNMDKNISLSVRNITHVRPRLAANLNAYDLIDSEAVVFTQDALTKLIEALGEA
- the rplC gene encoding 50S ribosomal protein L3, coding for MNCLLGRKVGMTQIFDSQGRVLPVTVIEAGPCYLLQRKEQKKDGYHAFQLGFAEKREKRTTKALLGHFKRAGQSPKRLVKEARTNPGEEGKAGDVFTVEMFSPGIVVNVTGTTKGRGFQGVVKRHGFSGGDDTHGCTTHKQPGSIGASAFPSRVLKGKKLPGRMGGARLTIRNLAVIGVDKERNLLWVKGAVPGPSNGFLLVEKVSKRREEKGAA